The Maniola jurtina chromosome 9, ilManJurt1.1, whole genome shotgun sequence genomic sequence GTGGGTTCCTACGACTTACTGGATGTCATCTGTTTACCGAGTGGGGGGGGGTCTTCAAACGCTGtgctttctggtgcgaggttaCAATTCTAGGACCTTAGGACCCCTATGTCTATTGCTTTTTCGAtttatgtgccctgcccagtGCCACTTGagcttcacaacccgttgagctatgttagttactctggttcttctacggatctcctcatttctaaatGGATCACGTGTTGAGCTTTGATGTTTggcggatatttttttttttttaatttttaatttttattaccacTTCGGTAAAAGATGGCGGCTTCAATACAGCTATTCTGTTTGGCGGTGATTTTTGCCCAATAATGTTtggtttacttttattataggAGCCGGTCGCGTACTCCCGAAGTTACCATGGTGCCTGAACAACCGGCTCCAAGTCCCCGAAGTTTAAGGTTagatatacattttattttactacgtGATTCCCGCTACTTCGTCCACATCGATTAAATATTCATTGCGTGTTAGTACTTTCCAGTACCTacacctagtttctcctttcaccaaaggttgcctggtggagattgctctaagcaataaggccgcctttgcatacaattgtttttagttttttttcagtTTCTCCCTTTTGTGttgattattttatgttttgtgtgcagtaaatttttatttatctatccatgtaggtttttaaaaatcccgtgggaatgcCCGTctctgagatgcaagctatctctatcaaaatttcatcaaaaaagcgtaacagacggacagattcACAggcatacatatttttaaattttaggggCCGTCCCCCTACTCCGGCGGAGAACTGCGAGAACTAtaattcgcgacaggtcgacatggcaatcggggcggGGACGTATGCTACCCGCGCTATCCTGCACCGGGTTAGCGtgggggctgtgcggatgtgcagGACGTGCccgccccgattgccatgtagTCCTGTCGTAAACTATAGTTCTCCCAGTTTAAGTTAAACTGAAAATCCAGTCGATGTAGAACATCGCTTActagatacataaataaaaatattatattatcactatGTATAAAAATTCAATGTTTGTGTTCGTTTGTTCTATTTAGAAGCCGTTCCCGGACTCCTGAAGTAGCCGTCGTAGCGGAACAAGTTCCTTCAAGCCCGCGTAGTTTAAGGTTAGTAAAGAAATAAGTGCAAAAGTTGTGATAGTGATTTTGTCCTATAAAATCCACCTAACATGGCggaataaaatcctttcttagtttaGACGCGTCTTACTTTATTTGGACCAACTTTTGTTATTTTAGAAGCCGCTCTCGAACCCCGGAAACAGAAATAATATCTGAATCTGACGCTGTAAAGAGTCCACGCAGTGTGAGGTAAATCTTCATAAAACATATATTACAAATTAACtcagcaaacttaaaacttattaatgaaaatataatCCTATAAGATTTTAAGCAGTATTAATCGTCAATTCTCAATGTAAAATTATCTCATGAAATTGTTTTTACAGAAGCTGTAGGGCGAAAACACCAGAAAAACTAATGTCTCCAAAGACAGAACACGTTTCTAGGCGCAGAAAATCGCTCACTAGAATCGTGCTTGAAGCTAATACTTTTGCCAAAACGAAACAAATAGAAAATATGGATACTGAAGTCGTAGAAGAGAAGACAAACGTAGAAGAGAAGAGCGAAGCCGCAATGGAATGCACGCCAATGAAATCTTCGAAAGAAATACCAAGTTTAACAGACATTAATTTCTCGCCTATAACCAACAAATCAGTATTGCAAAGTTCCTCAGAAAGTCTATCTGTTACTATTGAAAAGGGGATTAAAACTACTGACGATAATCCAGCATCAGCAGCAGCAGTAAAAGCTTTGCCAACGTTTACAATAAATGAGACTTACATAGAAAAGTCTGTATTATTTAGCTATGAGAGCAGTGTAGCTGATAATTCTAATATTCAAGAAGAAAAGACTGAAACAGTCACTAAGAGTCACATAAAACTACCAGCCTTTACCACTATAGATGAAGATTTCGGCAAATCAGTACTGCGAAGTGTAGAAAGTAGTATTGCGGAGTCTAGCAATGAAGACATAAATGTAAAAGAAAAGGCTGAGGATGGCCCTCAAATTGGTGAAAAGTTTGAAGGAATTTCGAGTATCGCTTTCAAATTGCATGAAGCAGAATTAGGAAAATCAGTCCTAGCTAGTTGTGAAAGCAGCGTTGCCAAAAATGAGGATTCAACGAATAGAGTCAACAGAAACTTAGGCGAAACCTTTAAAGATGGCTCTAGTATAATGACGAGTGATAGTGAAGTTGAAATGAAAGATAATTGGAAATCTCAAATGGAGACTAAGGCGAGAGTGATTCAAAGAGAAAAAGAGAGCATAGTTGATATTGAGAGGGAGATAAATGAGATAGAAGGAGAGATGTCGGATGACTGTAGAATTGAGACTGACTCTGGGGATGGAGAAATTGACGAAGAAGATCATGATGAGGAAGAAGAgcatgatgatgaagaagagCATGATGAGGATGAAGACTCCAGTGAAAGTGATGAAGAAGAAAGTGTGGAAGACGATAGCGAGGAAGAAGAGGTATGTAGTGTTTAGTCAATTCAAACTCGAAACtcaaaacatttaaaatacACAGTATACTTTATTAATATCAATTATTCAAGTTTTCGAGTAAATGGAAGTGATAACTAGTACACACGTTGACCTAAAACGATTTATAATCCTTAACGAAACGACGCCTTTATGATTGCGTAacatatagaatagaatagaatagatttttattcaaataaacttttacaagtgcttttgaatcgtcaaataatttaccactggttcggaatgccgttcctaccgagaagaaccagcaagaaactcggcggttgctcttttcaattgttcaatttcaCTGAGCTATTATATCGATGAGCTATTAGGCAAATATCAGTTGTCGTCACATGCACGTACATTACTCACTTATTCATTGACTTCGTGAGATACCAAACCGTAACCACTGATCACTCAATCATAATCTTTGTTTTAGCCGCTTCCTTTTACGCTTTTATACAAATTCCCACCAATGTCACTGTTAATCACTACACGGGAATGCGTTATGAATAAGCGTGGTGAGCATAAATGCGGGTAGTTATAAAATATCTGTTTACACCATCACTTATTTACAGGAATCTGAAGTAGATGACAACAATGACGGGGAAATAATACCTATCTCAGATTCCGACGAGTCGTCTGACAAAGAAAGGCTTCAAATAGATGAACCATCATCAGATGTGACTACAGAACCAATTTTAGATGAAGAATTCGAAAACTTCTACCAACATGCTGCAGCTATAGAACTCGACCATACATCCACAGAATccgacaaaattaaaaatataccaacAAAACCTTACGAAACTAAACCGGAACAAAGGGAAGAACTACCTACTTCAACTGCCACTGACTTAACAAGCGTTATAGCAACAGAAATAGAAGTTGAAAGTGAAGTAATAGTAATGGAAAGTGAATCGGTATTTGAAGATAGTTCGATATATCAATTGGACCAAGCTTGTATGCTGACAATGCTTACCGATGACGATTCCGCCGTAGATACTAATCAATCTAATTTGAACTATTCTGAAAGGCAGAAGATTGAAGAAGGCGATGTGAAAATTAGAGATGAAAAGCCGATGGAGATtggtaagttttaaaataataaacaaaacgaCAAACTGGCTGGCGAAATTTCAACGTACAGCTTAAAACGTTGGgcttagaaacttgagattttactTGTAAGCTTTCTCTATAATAGCTAGATTATTAAGAAAGCCTAACAAAGTGTATTCAGAAATTCTACCCGAGGGAATCCAGGTCTCAGGTAGATCTCATTAAAATTACATAACAAATTGGTTTTCACACCTGAACCAATAAAATCCTCATATTAACACAAATgttttacctacttttttattaaatttttataataatctaaTTTACTTACCACATTCTTTGTAATTCGATTCTTTCATATCGTTTATACTGTCCGAAATTTCTGGCTCCACAGAAGACCAACATTGTGCCACAGACAGCAAATACTGAGTGGAGTCTGTTTTGTTACCACTTATTTTGAGtgattattttttctatattataCTATCTGTGGCCCCAAATAAACACTCTTTTTTATTCATTCAAATAGCTTCCATTCTGGACAATTCATAAATCATCTGTCATGCTTACAGAACCAAATGTAGTCAACGAATCTATAATTATGGCACAAACCCTATATGTATCTAAAGAACCAGACCAGACATTCACTGAATCCGACCAAATTAAATGTATAGCTATAAAACCTGACGAAAATAACAAAATAGCTATAGAATCGGATCAAATGAATGAAGTCCCTACTTCGACTGCAGATATTGACTTAAATAATGTTAAAGCAACGGAAATAGAAGATGAAAATAAACGAACGGTTATGGAAAGTGAATCAGTAGGCGATGATCATTCAACAAATCTGTTGGACCAAGCTCAAATGTCAATTCTCACTGATGATAATTCCAATGTTGAAACTGATCAATCTAATTTGAACTATTCAGAAGGAACTAAGGTTGAAGAAGGCGATACGAAAGATAGATGTGATAAACAGATAGAGATAAGTGAGTTTtctaattcatttatttacattaaaatagttCTATCGGTTTCTATAATGCCATACATTTCGAGAATGTactcactataatattatttgctcTATATGTCACTGTCATGTAAAAAACCGCACTGAGGGcgcgtacttgggtatttttaccgacattttgcacgataaatcaaaaactattatgtataaaaataaatagaaatctgttttagaatgtacaagtaaagtcctttcatatgatagcacCCACTTGATGTAGTTGTTTtgctttgaaaactgaaacacatttttttttgtgatgtaatcacaaaacggttttcggatttattcctttaactGTGTTATAAGAcgtatctacctaccaaatttcatgattgtaggtcaactggaagtaccctataggttttcttgacagacacgacggacagacagacagacaacaaagtgaccctataagggttccttttttccttttgaggtatggaactctaaaaattactaaaaccgtacttttgacatgacatttaaCACATTTTGACGGCCTCCTTGGCGTAGTGGTAAGCGCTTTGGGCTGAGTGGGGAATCCCGGCTTCAATTCCATTGCAATTTAGGCCGTAATCCACGTTGTATTTGACAAAAATTGTCTGTCAAACACAATTTTGTCAGTGGACGTCTCGCACAAAAgaaaattgaaacttttaaACTAACATAAATGGTCATCTTTGTTTTTCTTACGAAATGTATCGGAAAACTTTCTATTTGATcgtaaaaataatgtttcttttTATAGATAAACCTAAGGCATCGCCAGAGTTAGCCGTGGAAATTCCTCGCCTTGATATAACGGagattattaaaaagaaaacggTCTTAGCTGAAGATTTTGATACTGATGACAGAAGCAttgaaaaaaaacaaatatcgTCATCTACGAAAAAACGTACAACGTCTACCTCCAACAAGCCTAGGGATGAGGGAGAAACAAAAATAGAACCAAAAACACCCACGCGCAAAAGGACTCAATCTACATCTGCACTCAAATCTGAGGCTGATAAAACACCGGAGAGCGAAGTTTCCACGCCATCTTCTAGAAGACGATCCAAAACACCTACTTCTACAGAGGTTAGAAGAATACTCACTCGTCGAGCGTCAAAAGAGCTAGGCGAAGACGTATCTACAGTAGATGAAGAAGCACTAACACCGAGACGTCGTTCCACTCGTTCTAGAAGCAAGAATGATGATGACTCATCCGTCAAATCTTCTAGAAGTACGGCGAGTGAAAACGCGGGCGATGTGAAGAGTGTAAGGAAACGCAGGCCGTCGTTGAAGCCTGAACTGACTGTGATTCCAGAAGTCACTAGTGAGGAATCGAACTTAGAAACACTAGAAGAAATTCATAGTGACTACTCCAATGCCAGAAGGTAAATTTTTAAACATTCAAATTCGTTCAGATAACATCATGAATCAATTTgactgtttgcgtccactgttggacgtaggctttcccaagagcgcgccaccatacagtcttatttttttttaaatggccaGACCTATGAGGCCACACATCTACATCAAACTATTTTCGTTTCAATTAACAGACTGACAAGACATCAGAAAAAAACGCTGGATGCCCTGCTCGAGACCAGGAGCCCACGCACCCCGAGGCGTCGCGCGAGCGCTGCCTCGCGCGAGGCAGATGACGACGCGGCTTCCACTAACTCCGCTCAGGAAGAAGGTAGATTTGATCTTGAATCgatgatatgtcaaatattaggctgtggataacgtgaaatcaaataaaaataggctattcataggctacctagcgtcaaatgtaggaacatttgacgcctgccagtgacattGAAAgttcgacgttttgttacaaggtACTTAACTGTTGTGAACAGTGGTAATAAGGAATACCACGCCGATGACTGGGAATAACTTAGGAATAAATTAACtcttttaaatgtttttgtttaagggatattaacaattaaaaaatcGGTTCTTAGTTTTATAACATACTAGTAGTAGTTTAGTTTATTTAGTTTGGTTTTTCCTTTTATCCTTTGCCTGTAATCTTATGTTGTGCATTTTAATAAGCATGGTTTTAGTTTTATAGCTCTATTTATTAGTAAAAGTGCACTTTTTATGCAATTACTTATGACATTGTGGCACATTTTTTTTAGTCTGTTGTTTTTAAAGAACATTAACAAGTGTAGGTTACTTGTAAAAATTGCCAGCCTTATTACATAGTAAATTAAAACCAAACTATGATTAAaggggtttgaatattttagtatggagcctGGCCTACATGTccgccattttcttttttttttctttaaatagcGGCCACGCATTAAAACCTGCATTAATCAATAGCTGGAatcaatacaaacaagtatTGTATGAGACAAAATCTTCCAAAATATCACGAttccgagatataagctatcaAAGTTTTACTGGTGGGCTCACCAGTACAACAGTTTAGCCACCATACCATAGGTTATGTCTCGGCCGCTATTTTgcaaaaagaaaaatggcggACTATTAACTCGCCCAAAATCTTCACACCCCTTTATCATAATTTAAGAGAATCACTAACAATATAACCACACTTTCACTGCTGAAATACTTActcaataacaagtgtaaattaaaaatttataacacccccgacaagtgaaggttacagtaacaagaaaagagctgataattttcaaacggctgaaccgattttcttggattatacctaagaacactctcgatcaagccacctttcaaacaaaaaaatctaaattaaaatcggttcattagtttaggagctacgatgccacagacagatacacagatacacacgtcaaacttataacacccctctttttgggtcgggggttaaaaatcgagttgaaaataccaatattcataaaaaatgGGGGGCCCTCAAAGTTATCTggtttagaccatttttgtgaaaggggctatctcaaaaactaaactggTTAGGAACACGGAATTTAGGCATAtgtattatgtaccatatactgtgaccaaaacaaatagtaattggggttttctttcacggtttattgcgatgctTTAGCTCGGAAAggaaatccatactataatattataaatgcgaaagtgtgtctgtctgctaccttttcacggcccaacagattaaccgattctgatgaaaggtataacagggttagcttatatcccggggatggacataggctactttttatcccgggaaatcaaagagttcccacgggattctcaaaaacccatccgcttaaccgatttgtatgaaatttggtaccaaggtagcttgcgtccatgtaattgacataggcaactttttatcccggaaaatcaaacagttcccacgggatctttaaaaacctaaattcacgcggacgaagtcgcgggcatcctctagtatttcatacatccaaaatattttgttcataATTACCCTTTTAATATGAACCCtgaaagagcgaggcccgattCACACCTAAccgattttttagttttttataacCAGTAGTTGTGTCGCTAATAACCTGTATAACGCTAACTCACTATAGGCTCGATGGAAACGGACGAATCGCGAGCGTCGCCTGACTCCACTTCTAGTATTAGACCACGAGGTAAGTTTATTGCATGTTTCATTTTTACTTCGCGGTAACATATGGCCATATGGGCCGCGTATAGTGCTCGTCTTCGGCTGAgatcactttgactttgctcaggcttaagacactgttaaaacgagacagcgttataccgctggcataagtatatctcattttaactggaacttaagtctaagcaaattaaaagtgcgctttatagatttcaatattagtaaactaaggaaaactgtctgccaatccgcacttggccagcgtggtggtctATGATctaacctttctcattctgggaggagacccgtgctcagtagtgagccggcgatgggaaaataacaaaaaaacgtTTGTACCTACTCCGTATCGATAATAGTGCTCCTTCTAAAAATTTGAATTCCCCTTAAAATTTTCTGTTTTTCTCGTTTTCCGTATAACAACCTACCTAGtaaaggaaacctgcatttAACTTTTTAAGACGGAACAACGGGCCATTGAAAATGTAAGAAGGTTGGTCATTTATTACATTAGAATTATAAATGCATTGTGAATATTTTTAGCACGCCTAGCACGGGCCGCCTCCGAGACGAAGTCGTCGCCAAAGCCCGTTCGAGCCACTCGGAGAATGTCCGttgatataggtatttataCACGACTAGCTTATCGGGTATAAGGACTACATTTTAACCACCTAAgttaccccttaggggttgaattttcaaaaatgctttcttGAAAGTGTATTAATTTCGATACCGCATCTATGCCAAAGAATTTAGGCATGGTGTACGTTCAAGATGAACTTACATGAAGCTTCAATTTCCAGCAACAGTGGTGGAGAGCGAGTCCCCGGCGAGCGCGacgcgcgggcggcgcgcgtCGTTCGCGCGCGCGTGCGAGGCGCTACAAACGCCTAAAGGCAGGCGGACCTCCTCCGACACCAGGGTGAGTAGAACTGAACATCATCCACTGCTGAATATAagctctcttgtagggacttcgaCAAAACATTGTGGGCGTATCCCAGGATGCCTCGCATACACCAACCAATcgcaaacgaaactatgttttcgatttgaatttggaatattttttgaaaacatgtttgcgATTGGTTGGCCACTCAAAATGTTTAACACCCACTCAGCTTTTTTCTTTGTCTgtttcatttgtatgggattacgtaacagagcactatactaacttctctccgtggatgcAGTACTATGTAAATAGTAGTATTATATGTTTATCTCACTAGCTGAAAACTCTTTCACAGAGTCTACAAAGCTCTCCAAGTTCGGAGGTGGAGACGCCCACCACCCCGGCGACCCGCGGACGACGCAATCGTCGTGGTTCTACCAGCCAGAAATAATGacttccatacaaataacaCGTAAGATTTACCGTTTTTTTTTAGAGAATataagccatgctaatcatgactgatactcccaattcccctccaattaagcgtaaagcttgtgccaggagtgggtacgacaatgtcttcacaacccgttgagctatgtcagttaccCTCTGGATCCCTTCAAAtttgatattagtatggataaaatcaACTCTGGAATAGGTTTTCAGAATTGATTGCTGAATTGGCATCCAATCCGGGATTTCTTGCAACGCCGTAACGACTTTACctcttatctatactaatataatattataaagaggaaacctttgtatttttgtatgtttgtattgaataggctcaaaaactactggaccgatttcaaaatttcttttaccattacttagagggattcttccgaatccgtataggctatattttatcccggaaaatagaaaaaataaatgtccacccgtgcgaagccggggcgggtcgctagtcagaaataaaaatgaaaattctgTTACAGGTCCGAGACGTGCCGCTGACAAAATTAAGTTCCAAGAagaagattattattaatttagttttcaattttctatttctactaataaaatattgtgattGCATTTACATAaggaataaaattaagtataacaGTAACAgacgtttttttatttataatcatCCTACCAGTAATCACTAAAAACAAGTTTCCAATAAATATTCAGTcagtgatattttttaaatcacaaatttttatttcgttAATCAATAAAGATTTAATAGGCACTTCTAAGTTATTTCCACTAAGTTCAATTGATTTTAGTATATTCTTGACAGGATAAAGGATTGCTTTCCGGTTCTTCCTTTGATTTTTGttgcaaattaattattaatatctaaTTTATTACTGCCTGGAACTTCTCTTTTAATACCGTGTTTATCTAAGTTAATATTTACAACATTCTGTTGTGACCAGAATGTTGTATTGGAACATTACTTAATGAACAGTGTTATCTTTAAGAGGTAGTTAAGGTACATTATTGATAACTTATTACCTACTAACATTTTTTTCCTTCTCAAGTCGTTCATTCTTTTTCTTATCAACTTGTTGAATGGCATCTAAAATTTTCTGTGCTTTCTGAACAATATTATTAACAGCTTCATTCACTGTATTTTCTACAGTTTCTTTCTCAGTGTTGACATCTACTGGTTTATACGGAACACCACTTAAACTCTGATTCGGAATGTTAGCTATTTTCTGTATATTATCAACAGGGATCTTCTTGGCTTTGATTTTGTCTATGTCCTCTTTATTTTGTTGGAATTCCTTATTtgctttttgtaattttaattcgGTTAGAATTTCTTTCTGCTCTCTACTGAGTTCTTTCTGCTCTTGATTGTATTGTTTGATAGTTTCCATTAACTGTTGTTGTTTCATTATAGCTATTTGTTGTTGGTTTGCTTGAGCTTCCTCTCCTTTTGGCTGCTCTATCTTATAGGGTATTAAAATTTTGTCTTCAACCTCACTTTTACTAATACCATTAActaatttttcttcatttattttTGGTATTATATTCTTTGGGTGTGATAAAGAGTCTTTGAAATCAAAATTTGGCACTGTATCTTTTTGCTCGTGTACTGGGTAAATAACTA encodes the following:
- the LOC123868095 gene encoding uncharacterized protein LOC123868095, with translation MYSFPVFIVLGLIIHILGTSANLQVAESSSEKYDEKYIIPKSINKIVEDFFQEMEKSEGVMAKDHLENNPVARNELMKSVVKDSEIQPSNPGRHFITNVLVIYPVHEQKDTVPNFDFKDSLSHPKNIIPKINEEKLVNGISKSEVEDKILIPYKIEQPKGEEAQANQQQIAIMKQQQLMETIKQYNQEQKELSREQKEILTELKLQKANKEFQQNKEDIDKIKAKKIPVDNIQKIANIPNQSLSGVPYKPVDVNTEKETVENTVNEAVNNIVQKAQKILDAIQQVDKKKNERLEKEKNVSR